A DNA window from Syngnathus typhle isolate RoL2023-S1 ecotype Sweden linkage group LG2, RoL_Styp_1.0, whole genome shotgun sequence contains the following coding sequences:
- the LOC133150093 gene encoding uncharacterized protein LOC133150093 isoform X1 translates to MGGTSGIAKPAVVATPLHLTVRHQQYWNASCCCFEEKTFQACFLLQSHLTTERTSDVSDRKTSEESDFLMTISRQREIAELGVRLSSSSLSISRSLTLFGAEKLSIPVSLPYEEILISGAVDIGGASQRKKSQQAFTARTPSQKETKVSKRSAAPTTLQGQHKPSSQGTKPRAVCSDSVKEESKGQQIITQQVMGQQIVGQEIVKHPQAAGPPNTHQKGSPQKKPKPRMTPKTNTDNFTCTLEDCMYHKSTNQFEPDKKLEAVRTGAGPAVHKYRGVKKPELGPGSEIRIPYRPKGGMLFDPELRYSPRL, encoded by the exons ATGGGAGGAACTTCCGGTATAGCAAAACCAGCGGTTGTCGCGACTCCACTTCATTTGACAGTTCGACATCAACAATATTGGAACGCCAGTTGTTGCTGCTTTGAAGAGAAAACATTTCAAGCTTGCTTCCTGCTACAATCACATCTAACTACTGAACGAACTTCAGACGTGAGCGATAGGAAAACATCTGAGG AGAGCGACTTTTTGATGACCATCAGCAGACAAAGAGAAATCGCCGAGTTGGGAGTCCGATTGTCTTCATCGTCTCTGTCCATTTCCAGATCATTAACTCTATTCGGGGCGGAGAAACTCTCAATACCGGTGTCATTGCCGTATGAAGAGATCCTAATATCTGGTGCTGTGGACATAGGTGGAGCATCACAGAGAAAAAAGTCACAACAGGCTTTTACAGCCAGGACCCCCAGTCAAAAGGAAACCAAAGTGTCGAAAAGGTCTGCAGCACCCACCACCCTACAGGGGCAGCATAAACCTTCTTCCCAAGGGACAAAACCAAGAGCGGTGTGCAGTGACTCCGTCAAGGAGGAGAGCAAAGGACAGCAGATCATCACGCAGCAGGTCATGGGGCAGCAGATCGTCGGGCAGGAGATCGTCAAACATCCTCAAGCGGCTGGCCCGCCCAACACCCATCAGAAAGGCTCTCCGCAAAAAAAGCCCAAACCCAGAATGACGCCCAAAACAAACACTGACAATTTCACCTGTACGTTAGAAGACTGTATGTATCATAAATCCACGAATCAGTTTGAGCCGGACAAGAAATTGGAGGCAGTCAGAACCGGTGCAGGGCCAGCAGTCCATAAGTACCGGGGTGTTAAAAAACCTGAGCTAGGCCCTGGATCTGAGATACGGATCCCGTATAGACCCAAAGGAGGGATGCTTTTTGATCCAGAACTAAGGTATAGTCCACGACTATGA
- the LOC133150093 gene encoding uncharacterized protein LOC133150093 isoform X3 produces the protein MIELLGSGCTGSVWELYFFFYTFHTSHGPVMSHNLLEPESDFLMTISRQREIAELGVRLSSSSLSISRSLTLFGAEKLSIPVSLPYEEILISGAVDIGGASQRKKSQQAFTARTPSQKETKVSKRSAAPTTLQGQHKPSSQGTKPRAVCSDSVKEESKGQQIITQQVMGQQIVGQEIVKHPQAAGPPNTHQKGSPQKKPKPRMTPKTNTDNFTCTLEDCMYHKSTNQFEPDKKLEAVRTGAGPAVHKYRGVKKPELGPGSEIRIPYRPKGGMLFDPELRYSPRL, from the exons ATGATTGAGTTGCTTGGAAGTGGTTGCACAGGCTCAGTCTGGGagctgtatttctttttttacacgtTCCATACATCACATGGCCCTGTGATGTCACACAACCTCCTTGAACCAG AGAGCGACTTTTTGATGACCATCAGCAGACAAAGAGAAATCGCCGAGTTGGGAGTCCGATTGTCTTCATCGTCTCTGTCCATTTCCAGATCATTAACTCTATTCGGGGCGGAGAAACTCTCAATACCGGTGTCATTGCCGTATGAAGAGATCCTAATATCTGGTGCTGTGGACATAGGTGGAGCATCACAGAGAAAAAAGTCACAACAGGCTTTTACAGCCAGGACCCCCAGTCAAAAGGAAACCAAAGTGTCGAAAAGGTCTGCAGCACCCACCACCCTACAGGGGCAGCATAAACCTTCTTCCCAAGGGACAAAACCAAGAGCGGTGTGCAGTGACTCCGTCAAGGAGGAGAGCAAAGGACAGCAGATCATCACGCAGCAGGTCATGGGGCAGCAGATCGTCGGGCAGGAGATCGTCAAACATCCTCAAGCGGCTGGCCCGCCCAACACCCATCAGAAAGGCTCTCCGCAAAAAAAGCCCAAACCCAGAATGACGCCCAAAACAAACACTGACAATTTCACCTGTACGTTAGAAGACTGTATGTATCATAAATCCACGAATCAGTTTGAGCCGGACAAGAAATTGGAGGCAGTCAGAACCGGTGCAGGGCCAGCAGTCCATAAGTACCGGGGTGTTAAAAAACCTGAGCTAGGCCCTGGATCTGAGATACGGATCCCGTATAGACCCAAAGGAGGGATGCTTTTTGATCCAGAACTAAGGTATAGTCCACGACTATGA
- the LOC133150093 gene encoding uncharacterized protein LOC133150093 isoform X2 yields the protein MDPLPYGISSQLECISRAVLLSQPGDINKFLDAHLTQMIEFAGPNQKDIKELAFLYQEQWESDFLMTISRQREIAELGVRLSSSSLSISRSLTLFGAEKLSIPVSLPYEEILISGAVDIGGASQRKKSQQAFTARTPSQKETKVSKRSAAPTTLQGQHKPSSQGTKPRAVCSDSVKEESKGQQIITQQVMGQQIVGQEIVKHPQAAGPPNTHQKGSPQKKPKPRMTPKTNTDNFTCTLEDCMYHKSTNQFEPDKKLEAVRTGAGPAVHKYRGVKKPELGPGSEIRIPYRPKGGMLFDPELRYSPRL from the exons ATGGATCCGTTACCGTATGGCATTAGTAGTCAACTTGAGTGCATCTCACGTGCCGTGCTGCTGTCACAGCCGGGTGACATTAACAAATTTTTAGACGCCCATCTGACGCAAATGATCGAATTTGCAGGCCCTAACCAAAAAGATATTAAAGAGCTTGCCTTTCTATATCAAGAGCAATGGG AGAGCGACTTTTTGATGACCATCAGCAGACAAAGAGAAATCGCCGAGTTGGGAGTCCGATTGTCTTCATCGTCTCTGTCCATTTCCAGATCATTAACTCTATTCGGGGCGGAGAAACTCTCAATACCGGTGTCATTGCCGTATGAAGAGATCCTAATATCTGGTGCTGTGGACATAGGTGGAGCATCACAGAGAAAAAAGTCACAACAGGCTTTTACAGCCAGGACCCCCAGTCAAAAGGAAACCAAAGTGTCGAAAAGGTCTGCAGCACCCACCACCCTACAGGGGCAGCATAAACCTTCTTCCCAAGGGACAAAACCAAGAGCGGTGTGCAGTGACTCCGTCAAGGAGGAGAGCAAAGGACAGCAGATCATCACGCAGCAGGTCATGGGGCAGCAGATCGTCGGGCAGGAGATCGTCAAACATCCTCAAGCGGCTGGCCCGCCCAACACCCATCAGAAAGGCTCTCCGCAAAAAAAGCCCAAACCCAGAATGACGCCCAAAACAAACACTGACAATTTCACCTGTACGTTAGAAGACTGTATGTATCATAAATCCACGAATCAGTTTGAGCCGGACAAGAAATTGGAGGCAGTCAGAACCGGTGCAGGGCCAGCAGTCCATAAGTACCGGGGTGTTAAAAAACCTGAGCTAGGCCCTGGATCTGAGATACGGATCCCGTATAGACCCAAAGGAGGGATGCTTTTTGATCCAGAACTAAGGTATAGTCCACGACTATGA
- the fkbpl gene encoding FK506-binding protein-like, with protein MDPVEGVQQAQIDSTAAHDPDVTSWVSVCPRGLWAVQKTLTLSGSHEKVSNSGEGPSSANKPRLGSLCRVRVCVTDQAEASPSVKEDETKRGVPLDFPEATVPQRQLDSVLQIPLGEWTTFRLGEGHCDVTEVCVEAMRAGETCQIRLLPANGVDTWHSRPTEEVRATVELQAFTPGKESWQMSPGEKWEWVRSHKERGGQRFRSGDLWGASDSYSRALKLVITLLGCEADRQEQQIDEQSTAASEDPPCAPTVHQVQSTKAELHSNLSLCQLKLKQPARAKENAAKATRLEPGGAKAWYRLGQACQMVNELEEARLAFRELLKLQPESTATIKALKEIASRERETNARLGQRLSKMFN; from the exons ATGGACCCAGTTGAAGGTGTTCAACAAGCGCAGATTGATTCTACTGCTGCCCATGATCCTGATGTCACATCTTGGGTGTCGGTCTGTCCGAGAGGCCTCTGGGCGGTCCAGAAGACGCTGACGCTCTCAGGAAGCCATGAGAAAGTCTCGAATTCTGGAGAAG GACCGTCGTCCGCTAACAAGCCAAGGTTGGGTTCACTGTgtcgtgttcgtgtgtgtgtgacggatCAAGCTGAAGCATCGCCATCTGTAAAAGAAGATGAGACCAAGCGAGGAGTTCCACTTGATTTTCCAGAAGCGACTGTACCACAGCGTCAGCTGGACTCTGTCCTGCAGATACCACTAGGTGAATGGACAACATTTCGACTTGGAGAGGGTCATTGTGATGTTACAGAAGTATGTGTGGAGGCCATGAGAGCTGGAGAGACATGTCAG ATTCGACTCCTTCCGGCAAATGGAGTTGACACGTGGCATTCCCGGCCCACGGAGGAAGTACGTGCCACTGTGGAGCTCCAAGCTTTCACGCCAGGAAAGGAATCCTGGCAGATGTCACCTGGCGAAAAATGGGAGTGGGTGAGGTCCCATAAGGAACGAGGCGGTCAGAGGTTCCGAAGCGGAGACTTGTGGGGAGCGTCGGACAGCTACAGTCGCGCCCTGAAACTGGTCATCACCCTGCTGGGCTGCGAGGCGGACAGACAAGAACAGCAAATAGACGAACAAAGTACGGCAGCCTCTGAAGATCCACCGTGCGCTCCCACGGTTCATCAAGTGCAAAGCACGAAAGCAGAACTTCACTCCAACTTGTCGTTGTGTCAGCTCAAACTGAAGCAGCCAGCGCGAGCTAAAGAAAATGCCGCTAAGGCCACACGGCTGGAACCAGGCGGGGCGAAAGCTTGGTACCGACTCGGCCAAGCCTGCCAGATGGTGAACGAGCTGGAGGAGGCCCGGCTGGCTTTTCGAGAACTGCTGAAGCTGCAGCCGGAATCCACGGCCACCATTAAGGCTCTGAAAGAAATCGCAAGTCGAGAAAGGGAAACAAATGCACGGCTGGGACAGAGACTTAGTAAAATGTTCAACTAG
- the ebp gene encoding 3-beta-hydroxysteroid-Delta(8),Delta(7)-isomerase, translating into MATASGSAPLHPYWPRDVQIPTYVANDRSMAEILTFLFSVSALFLLVTWMISGRLGTLRRLAVCWFAVCAFIHSVIEGWFCLYYDVIPGDQSFLSQLWKEYSKGDSRYVTGDNFTVCMETVTACFWGPFSFWAVFAFLTNKPYRFVLQLILSLGQLYGDVLYMFTEHRENYVHSELGHPIYFWFYFVFMNSLWIIVPLVLIVDAWRQLSAAQKLSDGRKAQKSKKK; encoded by the exons ATGGCGACCGCCTCAGGATCTGCGCCTCTTCATCCCTACTGGCCCAGGGATGTCCAGATTCCCACTTATGTGGCCAATGACCGTAGCATGGCAGAGATCCTGACGTTTCTCTTCTCTGTGTCTGCGCTTTTTCTCCTTGTGACCTGGATGATTAGCGGCCGGCTGGGCACTCTGAGGCGCCTGGCCGTGTGCTGGTTTGCCGTTTGTGCTTTCATCCATAGTGTCATCGAGGGCTGGTTCTGTCTCTACTATGATGTTATTCCAGGGGACCAGAGTTTCTTGTCACAGTTGT GGAAAGAGTACTCGAAAGGGGACAGTCGATATGTAAC AGGTGACAACTTTACGGTCTGTATGGAGACGGTGACTGCGTGCTTTTGGGGACCATTCAGCTTTTGGGCTGTGTTTGCCTTCCTAACTAACAAGCCCTACAGATTCGTCCTGCAGCTCATACTTTCGCTAG GCCAGCTGTATGGAGATGTGCTGTACATGTTCACCGAACACAGAGAGAATTACGTTCACAGTGAGCTGGGACACcccatctatttttggttctaCTTTGTGTTTATGAACTCCCTGTGGATCATCGTGCCGTTGGTGCTCATTGTGGATGCCTGGAGACAGTTGTCTGCTGCACAGAAACTTTCGGATGGGAGAAAGGCTCAAAAAtccaagaaaaaataa
- the ccdc115 gene encoding coiled-coil domain-containing protein 115: MDESALLLDELLLALMDQLELLEEKRGRLNSLIEQGWFFISKARYSMGNKQVSALQYASEIKPLVGVHVRQLGDDNVEFCTDPPKHDDEYCNTNALVEDIGPKEEGVRRRIRPTETSSEKKTVEELKKRQSSKDLPDSKSEPNLPQNPLQWFGILVPQSLKQAQLSFKQVVELSAEIATLQVQILNTRRELKRCFQEKVEKKGKKEDITAC, from the exons atggacgaATCTGCTCTATTACTAGATGAACTCTTGCTAGCTTTGATGGACCAGTTGGAGTTACTGGAGGAAAAACGAGGTCGTCTTAACTCCCTCATCGAGCAG GGATGGTTTTTCATTTCCAAGGCGCGATATTCAATGGGAAACAAACAAGTGTCCGCTCTTCAGTATGCAAGTGAGATCAAGCCACTGGTTGGTGTTCATGTAAG acaaCTTGGTGATGACAATGTCGAGTTCTGCACCGATCCGCCAAAGCACGACGATGAGTATTGTAACACCAATGCACTTGTTGAAGACATTGGTCCCAAAGAGGAAG GTGTCAGAAGAAGAATCAGACCTACGGAAACAAGCAGTGAAAAGAAGACAGTTGAAGAATTGAAAAAAAGACAATCGTCAAAAGATCTTCCAGACTCAAAAAGTGAACCGAATCTTCCGCAGAACCCGCTTCAGTGGTTCGGGATTTTGGTGCCACAATCCCTGAAACAAGCCCAGTTGTCGTTCAAGCAAG TCGTGGAACTGTCTGCTGAGATTGCAACTCTCCAGGTGCAAATTTTAAACACCAGACGGGAGCTAAAGCGATGTTTTCAGGAGAAAGTGgagaaaaaggggaaaaaagaggACATAACTGCATGTTAA
- the si:dkey-109j17.5 gene encoding zinc finger BED domain-containing protein 4 isoform X1: MASVSKVSILDYFNIVFEGENGKIESNCKACGTRIQAKRSVTSNFVTHLKRKHQAMYDDFVKRKDMKREGFPSAPMHTLMANGGNSRYTFPAGAGMGGGAGGMGTLDGGGGVSKFDKHDPRQVLISEAIAKMIVRDLQPVSMVENCGFRVLLQLLEPRYTPDPQYYIQNQLLPAYTYQAQVTIRQALASAHALSLSLDVWRASSASSLGYLGVTCHFLSMEWQMRSALLACLPLTGNRILSDFEDVCHSHGVSGRAFRVVSDPILTTTTVKPRCLPGFCQEEDEEDVERCTDEEGGIRNGHGGEEAWEDSWERDGGVRRVDCFSRSLSHCVREGLRSCTQLASALAKAGHFYRYITTVVPPEKLSQVLDGPGLMMGALGNPLAPLQDWAIQLKMLRRLLDSVEVLEEMSGPGEMVLGVSETALLRELTDTLEPFMEAWDMVCGERQTDTQTDVPTDRHVSVSLALPCVLGLRKHLSETSTPHCPSLLASLSQATERRLAPILEDPLYITATTLDPQFKLTWSSDPEWHGQVLLKELSKYSAESNPERLPHSHTSPTPTPSPVSPLTRPCKLFSFIKQRPTTQAKSLEQELAIYLREEPTDEEVLHYWRRKAIDFPLLAQVAKRAVTIPACGTAVESIFSKAERCLRPERGRPLPKNLETLIYLKANYRLLWT; encoded by the exons ATGGCGTCCGTTTCGAAGGTGTCTATTTTGGATTACTTTAATATTGTGTTCGAGGGCGAGAATGGGAAAATCGAATCCAACTGCAAAGCGTGTGGCACCAGAATTCAAGCGAAGCGCAGCGTCACGTCCAACTTCGTCACGCATCTTAAG CGCAAGCACCAGGCCATGTATGATGACTTTGTCAAAAGGAAGGACATGAAGAGAGAAGGCTTCCCCTCTGCACCTATGCACACTTTGATGGCCAATGGAGGGAATTCCCGCTACACTTTCCCTGCGGGGGCAGGAAtgggaggaggtgctggagggATGGGCACcttagatggaggaggaggagtaagCAAGTTTGACAAGCACGATCCACGTCAG GTTTTGATAAGTGAGGCCATTGCGAAGATGATCGTTCGCGATCTGCAGCCAGTTTCAATGGTGGAGAACTGTGGCTTCAGGGTACTCCTTCAGCTCCTGGAGCCACGCTACACTCCGGACCCCCAGTACTACATCCAAAACCAGCTCCTCCCAGCTTACACCTACCAGGCCCAGGTGACAATTCGTCAGGCGCTGGCTTCGGCGCATGCCCTCAGCCTCAGCCTGGATGTCTGGAGGGCCTCGTCCGCATCTTCGCTAGG CTACCTCGGTGTCACCTGCCATTTTCTGTCAATGGAGTGGCAGATGCGCTCGGCTCTCCTGGCGTGCCTTCCCCTCACCGGGAATCGAATCCTTTCCGATTTCGAAGACGTCTGTCACTCTCACGGCGTGTCCGGAAGAGCCTTCCGTGTGGTGTCCGACCCGATTCTGACCACCACGACTGTGAAGCCACGCTGTCTACCCGGTTTCTGccaagaggaggatgaagaggatgtCGAAAGGTGCACCGACGAGGAGGGAGGCATTAGGAATGGACACGGGGGAGAGGAAGCGTGGGAGGACTCGTGGGAGCGGGATGGCGGCGTTCGCCGTGTGGACtgcttctctcgctctctcagccATTGTGTCAGAGAGGGCTTGCGTTCTTGTACGCAACTCGCTTCTGCGCTAGCCAAAGCTGGCCACTTCTACAGATACATTACAACAGTGGTTCCACCGGAGAAATTAAGTCAGGTGCTTGATGGACCTGGTTTGATGATGGGAGCCCTGGGAAACCCTTTAGCACCGCTTCAAGACTGGGCGATCCAGCTTAAG ATGCTTCGCCGGCTTCTGGACTCCGTGGAGGTCTTGGAGGAGATGAGCGGACCTGGGGAAATGGTGCTAGGTGTTTCGGAGACGGCGTTGCTGAGGGAGCTCACTGACACTTTGGAGCCCTTCATGGAAGCCTGGGACATGGTTTGCGGGGAACGACAGACGGACACGCAGACCGACGTGCCGACAGACAGACACGTGTCCGTTAGTCTTGCGCTCCCGTGCGTACTGGGTTTACGCAAGCATCTTTCGGAGACGTCCACCCCTCATTGCCCTTCTCTCCTGGCCAGCCTGAGTCAGGCAACTGAGCGCCGCCTCGCTCCCATCCTGGAGGACCCCCTCTACATCACCGCCACCACTCTCGACCCTCAATTCAAGCTCACGTGGAGCAGTGACCCCGAGTGGCACGGACAAGTTCTTCTGAAAGAACTATCCAAATATTCCGCAGAGTCCAACCCAGAACGACTTCCTCATTCCCACACGTCTCCAACCCCGACACCGTCGCCCGTGTCGCCGCTGACTCGTCCCTGCAAGTTGTTCTCTTTCATCAAGCAGAGACCCACCACGCAAGCCAAGAGCCTGGAACAGGAGCTAGCCATCTACTTGCGAGAGGAACCCACGGATGAAGAGGTTTTGCATTACTGGCGACGGAAAGCCATTGACTTCCCGCTCCTTGCCCAGGTGGCCAAAAGGGCGGTGACCATACCCGCTTGCGGCACGGCGGTCGAAAGCATCTTCAGCAAGGCCGAGCGCTGCCTGAGGCCCGAGAGAGGGCGACCCTTACCAAAGAACCTGGAGACACTTATCTACCTCAAAGCCAATTATAGATTATTGTGGACATAG
- the si:dkey-109j17.5 gene encoding zinc finger BED domain-containing protein 4 isoform X2 — protein sequence MASVSKRKHQAMYDDFVKRKDMKREGFPSAPMHTLMANGGNSRYTFPAGAGMGGGAGGMGTLDGGGGVSKFDKHDPRQVLISEAIAKMIVRDLQPVSMVENCGFRVLLQLLEPRYTPDPQYYIQNQLLPAYTYQAQVTIRQALASAHALSLSLDVWRASSASSLGYLGVTCHFLSMEWQMRSALLACLPLTGNRILSDFEDVCHSHGVSGRAFRVVSDPILTTTTVKPRCLPGFCQEEDEEDVERCTDEEGGIRNGHGGEEAWEDSWERDGGVRRVDCFSRSLSHCVREGLRSCTQLASALAKAGHFYRYITTVVPPEKLSQVLDGPGLMMGALGNPLAPLQDWAIQLKMLRRLLDSVEVLEEMSGPGEMVLGVSETALLRELTDTLEPFMEAWDMVCGERQTDTQTDVPTDRHVSVSLALPCVLGLRKHLSETSTPHCPSLLASLSQATERRLAPILEDPLYITATTLDPQFKLTWSSDPEWHGQVLLKELSKYSAESNPERLPHSHTSPTPTPSPVSPLTRPCKLFSFIKQRPTTQAKSLEQELAIYLREEPTDEEVLHYWRRKAIDFPLLAQVAKRAVTIPACGTAVESIFSKAERCLRPERGRPLPKNLETLIYLKANYRLLWT from the exons ATGGCGTCCGTTTCGAAG CGCAAGCACCAGGCCATGTATGATGACTTTGTCAAAAGGAAGGACATGAAGAGAGAAGGCTTCCCCTCTGCACCTATGCACACTTTGATGGCCAATGGAGGGAATTCCCGCTACACTTTCCCTGCGGGGGCAGGAAtgggaggaggtgctggagggATGGGCACcttagatggaggaggaggagtaagCAAGTTTGACAAGCACGATCCACGTCAG GTTTTGATAAGTGAGGCCATTGCGAAGATGATCGTTCGCGATCTGCAGCCAGTTTCAATGGTGGAGAACTGTGGCTTCAGGGTACTCCTTCAGCTCCTGGAGCCACGCTACACTCCGGACCCCCAGTACTACATCCAAAACCAGCTCCTCCCAGCTTACACCTACCAGGCCCAGGTGACAATTCGTCAGGCGCTGGCTTCGGCGCATGCCCTCAGCCTCAGCCTGGATGTCTGGAGGGCCTCGTCCGCATCTTCGCTAGG CTACCTCGGTGTCACCTGCCATTTTCTGTCAATGGAGTGGCAGATGCGCTCGGCTCTCCTGGCGTGCCTTCCCCTCACCGGGAATCGAATCCTTTCCGATTTCGAAGACGTCTGTCACTCTCACGGCGTGTCCGGAAGAGCCTTCCGTGTGGTGTCCGACCCGATTCTGACCACCACGACTGTGAAGCCACGCTGTCTACCCGGTTTCTGccaagaggaggatgaagaggatgtCGAAAGGTGCACCGACGAGGAGGGAGGCATTAGGAATGGACACGGGGGAGAGGAAGCGTGGGAGGACTCGTGGGAGCGGGATGGCGGCGTTCGCCGTGTGGACtgcttctctcgctctctcagccATTGTGTCAGAGAGGGCTTGCGTTCTTGTACGCAACTCGCTTCTGCGCTAGCCAAAGCTGGCCACTTCTACAGATACATTACAACAGTGGTTCCACCGGAGAAATTAAGTCAGGTGCTTGATGGACCTGGTTTGATGATGGGAGCCCTGGGAAACCCTTTAGCACCGCTTCAAGACTGGGCGATCCAGCTTAAG ATGCTTCGCCGGCTTCTGGACTCCGTGGAGGTCTTGGAGGAGATGAGCGGACCTGGGGAAATGGTGCTAGGTGTTTCGGAGACGGCGTTGCTGAGGGAGCTCACTGACACTTTGGAGCCCTTCATGGAAGCCTGGGACATGGTTTGCGGGGAACGACAGACGGACACGCAGACCGACGTGCCGACAGACAGACACGTGTCCGTTAGTCTTGCGCTCCCGTGCGTACTGGGTTTACGCAAGCATCTTTCGGAGACGTCCACCCCTCATTGCCCTTCTCTCCTGGCCAGCCTGAGTCAGGCAACTGAGCGCCGCCTCGCTCCCATCCTGGAGGACCCCCTCTACATCACCGCCACCACTCTCGACCCTCAATTCAAGCTCACGTGGAGCAGTGACCCCGAGTGGCACGGACAAGTTCTTCTGAAAGAACTATCCAAATATTCCGCAGAGTCCAACCCAGAACGACTTCCTCATTCCCACACGTCTCCAACCCCGACACCGTCGCCCGTGTCGCCGCTGACTCGTCCCTGCAAGTTGTTCTCTTTCATCAAGCAGAGACCCACCACGCAAGCCAAGAGCCTGGAACAGGAGCTAGCCATCTACTTGCGAGAGGAACCCACGGATGAAGAGGTTTTGCATTACTGGCGACGGAAAGCCATTGACTTCCCGCTCCTTGCCCAGGTGGCCAAAAGGGCGGTGACCATACCCGCTTGCGGCACGGCGGTCGAAAGCATCTTCAGCAAGGCCGAGCGCTGCCTGAGGCCCGAGAGAGGGCGACCCTTACCAAAGAACCTGGAGACACTTATCTACCTCAAAGCCAATTATAGATTATTGTGGACATAG